The following nucleotide sequence is from Mangifera indica cultivar Alphonso chromosome 1, CATAS_Mindica_2.1, whole genome shotgun sequence.
aaaatttcaaatttttttcggttcatcACAGTAAACcaccggttcataaaccggtgtgaaccggcggttccacggtcccaatttatgtgaaccggaaccgaaccgtagagccacggtttcggttccggtttaGTCCGGTTCCAGGTCTGTCGGTTCCGGTTCCGGTTTtatccgggccggtttcggtccggttcacgggccaaaccggcccgtggccaggtctaattTGACCTTGATCTCATTCTCTAGCTTAAGAATTTTGTATTGATGAACTCAACTTCGGAGAATGCTCAATTTGATACACTTATAAGCATAAAAAAATTcgatttaaactaattaaaataatgttattttaattaatatatattaaaataatattattttaattaattttgactcaattaTAGTGTTAAGCTAAGCTTAACTTGAGCTTGACTTAAtactaattcaaattcaaatttaatttaatttaaatatagtgaataatattaaatacttGATTGGCTACAAAATAAGATGGACaaatgtcatattattattgattagtACTTGCTTTTTAGCTGTCATCAAGAATCATCATGGAAAGTAAGACACCTGAAGAAAGAAAAGTTCACCAAACTTAGATTTTGGACATTAAAAATCAACCATTCATTGATTGCCAATTCAATGCCACTTATCAGTATATGACTTTTTGTTTGGTAGTTAGATTTTGGCCATCCAAAGAAACTTGCCTCATAAATTATATTGCTTCTTTGGTCACCATTACCCCACATTGCATATGTATCCTTAGCTCAAACCACATTGCATATGGTAGGGTTGGATGAGCTTCTAAGTTTTGTAgtgattttagaaaaatgacaATATTCAATATGGAATTGATGATTCGAGCgatgcatatttatttttgaacatATAAAACCCAGATTAAGGggaaatatatcaaaatttaatatatcgatatatattaatgataatatattactatataattgggtattatataatatgtcattattaatatattaattagtaCCCATCattaataaagaataaaaatgatgTGAATGTTATTGTGTAGAGATTATAGTGTCAAAGAAACAGTATGGGGGTAAAAATGTAATTGACaatacatatcatataaatttttattatttctttaacaataatttatggGATCAATGCACCTTTCATTAGTCTCATATAAATCTAAGGctacatatttatttaaaagattatataactcataaacaattttactaattttatattttgtctcttcttattattattaaatatgaagACAATGAACCATACCttatagtaaaataaaaaatcagtaTTGTCTAATAAAGCAACAATATTTTACCTGGTTGATGGTTATAGTTAGAAACTAGAATGAGTGGGGATTGGAATCTTGTCCCAAGAAAAGGATAGTGCCCTGCTGACTGGGTCACTTGATTGAAATGggattattattaatactgtttaatcaattcaaataaaggTGACCCAAGTGAAGACTTTGACtaacaattaaattgaaaagTAATTTGAAACAATATCAATGGGTTTGCCCTGGGATAGATAATGTGGTAAAggagatatattaaaattaaaattttgatttatttaatataataattataagattggttataaaatttacaatttaatctaatttgttGTAGTTAATTCATGTCtgattagataaaaaaaatatatcaattatactttAACGATGTTTAAAACTGATTAACTaaacaaattttacattattttaaattgaatcaattttttgtttaatttttttttgttaattggttttaaattgaattttagagGATCATCctactttattatattttggtccaaaattttcaaaacccatttgatacttaattatttttttttaaattgattcgattcaattaattaattttaaaaaataaataaatcaataactaatttaacttaaaaaagattttattatatctttgaattaatatttgatttaattttttaaataatttatttttaatttaatttttgaattatcgaGCAGTTTTTAACATCTTATTTAATGATGAATgatctttatatattattagaaaataaaagaaagtatgGGTTTACTTGATAGAAAAGAGAGatgattatgataatatatgtaaTGAATTGGCACAAAAATCATAACCCAAATGGCCAATGGGAACCACTTTGTAGGGTTTGGTTCATGTGGGCAAGACAGAGAATGTATGGAATTTGTTTGGGTGCATTGAACAAGCCAAGAATCCTTCACATGCATCTTGTCCTTTATGTTTACAATATACtattctaaatattataaactataGTTTTAATTATGCAGATCTTGACTATAAACTTAGTTTCAAATGGGATTTGAGTGATGAATAGTTTATTGTGCCTTTTAATAACGATTATTTGCGACCACTATGATTGCCTCCTTTAGGCATCAACATGGATAAATGATAAGATTGGGCttaaaaactttcaaattagAAAGGGATTTTTCTGTTCTTGTGGGCTAACTCAAGTCAGACCATTTGCGTTGAAACAGGCCACTCACGAGCTGTTTGTGATTTAactcaattatattattgaattgaatgaGTTTATTATTACTCGGTTTGATGGGCTTATAAGCTTATAGTTTAGTTTAAGCAtgatatcaataaattttaaaaaaattaaaatcatatagttacatcattaaaattttatttattaattttaaaaattaaagataattaataaatatataaattataaaatttaattgtgaTTTCTCGAATTTAGTTATTCATAtctcaagtttgaatttgtaactCCGAGCCAAgttcaaataaagtaatactacTTGACTTGACTTGACTTGACTTGCCTGCCTTGATTACAACCCTAGTGGTGTTTATCTGTTAAATTAGACTATGAATATTGGATAATTGACATTCACAatacaaaaacacaaacacacGCTGGATAAAATGGATTGTGTATCAGTGTACGCCAAATTTGCGCCACATTAATTTTACACACCACACCAATTATAAGGGCTTTCAAATCTGGGCCCATTCAAAGGCCTTTTTTACAATATGTTGGAAAGTAACCAcatatattttcagatttttcagAATACCCACATGGCAGTTCATAAAAGTTCCCAGATGTGCCAGACCCCGGATTTAAGCTTACAGAATAGACTTCATTTTCTGCTCCTTAATACTCATTATAATCACTAATATGATTTATGCTTTTCAATCTAAACATATGCAAAACTTACACTTAACAACTGATGAAGTTTAATCATACATAAAAATGGTTTTAATTATCATTAAGGATTTTTATGTTAACTGTACTACAATGCTTTTGCAGCAATTCTGTACATGCAACTAGTGTTTTACAATACCAAACTGGAGAGAAACAAAATTCCTCAGGGCTGCAAGGTCCCTGCAATGCCGCTACATTTAAAACACACAAAACTCTAGAGTTTCGATCATCTAGTAATGTACTGAATTTCTGCATGTTCTCTCAACCATTCAAGCACTTTAGCTCCTTCAAGAACCTCTTGCACCTAAACAAGTTCCAGGAACAATACTACCCATATCAGTTTGTTGTCGATATATGCTATTAGCATCATGAACAAATAATCAATGATGTGAAGGTAATGTTGTGTGGAAGAAGGTCATAACTACACTCACCTGGTCTCTTATGTGATCCTCATCGTAttcttgtttattacgtttgaATTCAGCAATGGAGTTCTCAACTTCTTTGACTAATTCCTCGGTTGGAAACTGTAGCAAAGTCCATccaacacattttttttttagaaattgtATAATGAATCAAAAGCTAATCTATGATGATGTTACTTTTGAAGTTTGTTAGATAGATACCTGCAAGTTTTCTCGTTTAAAGATATCTCCAACAGCTAGATTTTGTTTTATCACATTAATAATATTCTCCCTCTGGTCTTCGAGATATGCATTTACTGCTTTTGGACTCGATAGAGTAGCTAGCTGCTCATCATTCAATTTCATATTTGCCTGCAGTGACAAAACACTGGATTAGAATTGGTACATTGGCACATAAGGTAGATTCTTAAACCCTTAATCATCAGATCTTAAGTTTCATGATCTTAGGCTATCAAAATGGTATTCTTTACAGGAAACAGAGAATACTGACCTGTATCTGCAAAAGTTTGGCTCCATAAAGCTGCCTACCTTGTTCCTCAAACAAGGATTGAGGAATATCAATCTCCACCATCTGAAATAATACATGTTATGGTACAGTAAGCACTGCCAGACCCAAGTAAGGACAAGTGGGGTCTGGCGATTCcactaaaattttcattcatatagttttattttttgcatttaacTCCCCTAAATTTGCATTAATGTTTATAAATTTGACCCCTCCCATTTAGTTTTTCCTCATTTTATACTGTACAATTTTTAAGTAGCCCCCGTTAAAATTCCACTCCTGATACCaaggaaattatttttacaaacatcaccacattttttattactatatcCAAATAGAAATAGCGTCATTTTACAGTACATAAAGGACAATAGTGCATCAATTTTCTCCATTTCCCCTAGTCAGATAATATCATATATGGCTAACACATTATTACTTAGAAAGCAAGAATATTGATTAGCTATGCAAAGCTGAAGTCCTATTAGGGACAGCACCAATTTAGTAACTTCAAGAAATGAATCCAATATAATGTTGCTACTTCAACAAAAGAAATAACCTTGTGAAGCTGATCTAGAATTGCATTATCTGTTGCCTGTTCTCTAGCAGTTTGCTCCACTTCTTGACACTTTTGCAACAAAGTTTCCTTGACCTGCATTCATGGAGCAGAAAACTCTCCGAAAACTgaagtacatatatatatttatagatcaCAACTATTTTGATAGCTTATTACTATTTACCCTCTCTAAGGTAGTGCATCCAGGAATTAGCTTATCAGCAATTGAGTCATCCAATTCTGGTAACTCTCTATAAAACAGTTCTTTGCATTCAACCTGAAAAGggaatgaaaaacaaaaattgaagaaagaaagCTTCAATTCAGTGGCCCACTAATGCAAATATTTTAACTCCATGGAACTGTCAAAAGATATCCACTGACATGTTCCAATGGATTACTGTATTTTGAAGATGTGAACACTGACACGAAGGAGAACAGATAATGCCATTGCATATGGTCTAGACATCTTCTTCAATATCTCTTGTCTTATTGTTAATGGGAAACTTTAAGAAAATTCCAAGTAAATTTCTTTAAAACAGAAGGAAACTCACAGTAAATTGAGCATTAACACCACGAAGATTTTCTTGTCTCCATGATTCGGGAAACACCAGAGGAAAGGACTTTGTTTCACCTCGTTGCATTCCCCCTATTGAATCTAGAAAACCAGGAAGATATTTATCCCCATCTTCTGTATCAAAATGAAAACCTGCAAAAAGAAGCAATGAAGTAGCAGTCACTTGATAGAGAATTAGAAACAGGTCTAGTAGAAAAGGTACAGTCTTCAATACATGGAAATGAACCTAAATGTAGGTCAAGAAGCTGTTGGgcttgaagaaaaaaaattcgtAGGATTAGTTGAGCTTAAAACTCCTTCATCAAGATTTTTAACATCTAGTTCAAAGTACAATGAGTAAAAAGCAATGAGCAAATTGGTAAATAAGCAGTAAGCACACAAATTAATCAGAAGAGGGTCTAGGTCTAGCATGAACTACTGAAAACATTGACAGTGATACCCAAGTTTATAATGGCAAACCTTTAGTCTCTGTGTCTGGAATCTTTTGACCATTTGATTTATCCTCCTTTATTGTTGTTGCAGATATATCAATGACTGCAACATCACCAATCTGTGAAAATTTAAGTTCTTTTAACATACGAACCTCAAGAAAATTGTGAGAAACCATAAATGCAACTATATTAGTTTGGAATTGTCTAATAGGATctgaacaaatataaaattgattggAATTAATGTATGTAGAAGTACTTTTAAATTCAACATGGACAAAGTAGCTTGCCTACATATGTTGGAAAAAAATCTGCAAGTTTAAGCATAAAGCATACGGTAAGTTATACCAACAAAAGTCATTTTCTCAAACCTAGAGCTGGGATTTGTGGATgccttcttttttttatttttaaatgctAAGATCAATAAATTCTGTTCCAAATTTTTCCTTAAACAGTAATGAGAACTCTGTTTAtttgaaaaatggaaaaaaaataggAATGCCATTTGAGATTGCTTGAGCAATGCTAAACTTGATCTTTCACTTACAGCAAAGGATAAATACCTCAAAACAGAAAGATGCTTAATCAGAAatgaaaaggacaaaaataGTGGGCTAAAAATCGCTTACCTGTAGTCCTCTGTCGGTGACAATTTTCAACTTCCCAATAGACTTGTGACGACGCTTCAATTCTTGTTCAGCAGCTCTTTGAGCATCTATGTCATTGTCTATTTCCACAACTATCTTCAAGTTTTTGTATCCATCTTCAGGAATCCATTTGACTTGTGGTGCCACATCAACTATGACATCATATCTAGAAAACAGACCACAACCAGAATCCATATTATTGCATGTTAAGACATATACTGGCTTAAGATGTCACTTTATGTCATAAATGCCTCTAAAAGAAACCACAAAAAGATATTGACAGGTAAAAGCAGAATTAGTGTTCCGCTACATTGACAGAAGTATAAGCAggcagcaaaaaaaaaaaggtttaaggatctataaattataaaccTGAGTGAATTGAGAGAAGAATAGTTCTTCTCCATTTCAGAAAACTTGGTTGTAATGCGAACTGAGTCTCTTAAAGCCCTTCCAGTCAcctaattaaacaataaaaatgcatcaagatacttattctGACAGATGGAATCTCCTGAGTGATAAATATGTCAAAACTGAATACATTTCCACTACTAGttcaaaaaatttcagtttgttctagtaatataagaaatataagCTTGACTTCGACATACCGAAGACATGGCATGAGGAAGGGTCCTCTTCAAAATGGATTCAACTGTAGCCTTTTGAACATTTTGCTTCCCAACATAACTTAAAAGAATACTCTCTGGGACATTCTTGCCAGGACGAAATCCAGGAATCTGCATATGTAAAACCGGATTCATCAAGAATTTACCTTCTGTTCTTCCAATGTAATAGccataacaaaaaatgaaaattgatatataaaccAGAAAAACCTTGGCTTGCTTCATGAATTCATTCACAACCCTTTTGTAACAATCCTCGCACACGGCAGGTGGAACTTCCACATTCAACCTTACCTGCTTAAACAGAttatataagattaaaaatacaAATCCAACGAGAATTTTACAAGGAGAAATAAAAATAGGAAGACAAAAAAACACCAAAACCATTAACATTTTATAGAAAACTTATAAGAGTTCTAACTAGTAACTACTAATTATATTATCACGCAAAATTTAAAGCTTAAacccaccaaaaataaaaaattacccacTATCCAAACTAGTAAAACTTCAAAGTAAACgtgaataatgaaaatattacaaataaatgcaaataaaatttaagaacagaattttaaataaacgaaaaaggaaataacaaaaaaagCCCACTCTTGAATTGGGTTCTTCAGTCTCCGTGACTTTAATATTAGCTGGGAGCTTATCCATTTCGGGTCCAACAGCCACCGAAGAAGCCGCGGAGGCCGAGACACAATATCGGTTTCGATGGAATTGAGGTTGAATTAGGCGGGAGAAAGATGAGAATTTGAGAGAAGTCAAGGTGGCTTTTTGATTCTTGAACTGAAGGGTTGACTTCTTGAGAGGGATCAAAACTGAAGCATAAGCTCTGTTGAGAGGGAGAAATGTTGTTGAGCTGGTGGTGATGCAAAGCTCCATCTTCGTTCTGTGTTAGAACTTAGAAGCTTCAAAGTTTTTGAAGATAGTGTCAAGACATAAATAGAGAGATACCAGCAcgatattttctttcataaaactaAACGCAGCGTttgcatttttgtttgttttgttttaattttgaattggcTTGTATTTGGTGGGCATGAACTCGGCCCAGCTAGTTAGTAGGCCTGAAGCCCATATGAGCCTGATGACTCAAATGGACATACAAAATATTCCAACCCAAAGAAGCTCATCTACAATTGGCGCGTAATAATAACGCCAGCGTGCAAAAAGCGACGTCGTAcctttagatatttttttaatctttcaccCAGTCTCTCACAAGTCACTGTCGAGCTCCACAAGCTAGAGCTAGAACAGCTCAAATCGTCACCGACTTGCTTGACCTCGACCGTTCTCTGCCACCGACACCGCAACTGCCGAAAACCGGTGAAAAATCCGGCCTTGAGGTTAAAAATGGAAGGTGTGGGGTCAAGATTGGGCCGGGCCTCGGCCCGTTACGGTCCGACGCAAACGGTGTTCAACGGGCCTGTGAGGAAGTGGAAGAAGAAGTGGGTACACGTGTCATCAGCGAGTCAGTCCAACGGCCACAGTACGACGACCACCACCAACAACGGTTCTCCTCTCCTGCTTTGTAAGTGGACTCCAATCCCCTCGAACCCCTCCGAAAAAGGTGGAGCTCTGCCGGAAGAACCTCCGAAAAGGCGCTTCCGTTACACTCCTGTAAGTGCATGCATGTGTGTAATTGTTATGTACATGTACAAAGATAGTGTTTTTACAAccattttcatttgttatttttttgggCTTTGGCAGGTTTAAgtagggttttgattatttgttggttttttcaggaaaaatagttttcatttttaattcattattttaggGCAAAACTAATTCCCTGGTGTGATAATGGCGAAAAATATTACAATCACAAACTTTTACTTATCCCTGCTCTGTATTGATGCAATGTTATCGGGTGGATAAGTTAATTAGAATAGTTAGTAAGTATAGTAGTATTAAAACTACAATACAAGTTCTTGTTAAATTTGTGATATGCATTTCTGAATATTTTGTTGACTCTGTTTAGAAGTTCCTTTCGAATGTTAGAAGTTTTGGAGATTTGTCATCTGGGAGCTTCTATATCGAGGGGCTCGGTTTGTTTATTATGTTCAAGGAGAACCAATTTCTGAAAGAATCTCATTCTGAGTTGCTTTGTTTGCATTGTTCTAAACTTGGGTTGATTACCGTGCAGATTGTGGTTATAGAGGATCGAAAGAAGGCTATTGAAGAAAAGGACGACGATGAAACTAAAGAAACTGAGACAAATGTTTTTACAAACTGGTCATCTTCAAAGAGGAATGAACTCACTGTTGACAAAGCTTTGATGAAAGAAACTCAGGTGACAACATCAAATTTCCCTACCTCTTGAGATAACACGTGCATAAGTCGTCTAATCCATTTTCTCACTTGTTTGTGGATTAGCCTATTTGATTAGCTTGGATGAAAGTTCTGAAACTACCATGTTATTGAATGTGCATGGCATCACTATTCCAATAATTTTCAGTCTGTATTAACAATAATCTCTTTCTCATGCAGGATTCCAACACAAGTCACTTGGATCTAGGTTTGTGCTTGAAAGGTCATGGTGATGACCAATGATTCTGCCAGCCTGGATGAAGAAGATCAGTTGATGAAACCAGCATTTGATGGCCTATTTTAGAGCCAACAATATAATCGAGATGAAGTGATGCTTCATTTGTAATTAAGTAGGCCTTATCcttagatatattatttaggTCAGCTTCTTTAAATAAGTGAAACCACTTGGTCTTCTTCCTATTTTACTGCCTGTGTATATTGGTTTACGTATGCAGCTTCTATGACACCCCTGTTGTGCATACTAATAGGAATCTTGATCTCCTTTCTCTACTATCTGTTGTTGATTATGATTTGAGAATCCATTTTTATCCAGCAATTATTGCAGTTAAGGGCAGTcttggtttaaaaaaactaaccATGTTCTGATGGGTTGATGAAGGATAAATTTAAAAGCAATACAACAATCATGTCCATCAAGCTCAAAACTGTAATATGGAAAAAGAACAGTTTATAATGCACATGACGCAATGTTGCAGCATCATAATTTATTGctaagcaacaaaaaaaaaaaaatgtagagtacaaaaaaaaaataatgtccGGTATACTGTGCTGGAAGTCAGTTAAAGAGAAACCCCCTTATAATTCAGCTTTCTCAGAAGGgcaaaagcaaaattttttgatgatatgttgtgcGGGTACACTAAGCCATACCTTCAGGCAGTGGAGATTTTTTATCTTCAAGCCTCATTGTTCTCAGCAACATTATCTTCCACTGCTTGAGTAACGCCAACTTCAGCCGGCCTAATAACTCTTTCATAGAGAGTGTATCCTGACTGCAATATGGAAAAAAGAAGCATTTTAAGTAGTAGAAACAGCTAACTGAAAGCAAAATGAAAACTAGTGCAAGTAATCACTGAGGCTTTCATACCAATTACATAGATTAGTCCTAAACATAAGTTATCTAATTCAAAAAAGTTACTATAATTTTAATCTGATTtaaagaactttttttttttctctatcaaCAGATAAACAGCATCATAAACTTATAATGGAATGTGCGTTTACATAGTTATTAGAagtaaatttgatcaatttgaaTAACTACCTTCAGAACATGAGCAACTGTCCCCGGTGCCTTGGTATTATCTGGTACTTGGAACACTGCATTATGCCGGTGTGGATCAAATGGCTCGTTTGTAGGATCAAATTTCTCTAATCCAAACTTTTTAAATACCTGAAGGAAGAGATGTTTATAAAACCTCAGTTAAAAAGAACATTTACTTCTAATGAGCTCTTTCTACACATCAAAATCCATCAACTCAAGCACTAGATGCATCAACAGCTAAAGATATACATTGCTACATAGTATACATGTTTAAGATAGGATGCTAGATTTGAAATCAAATATACTGAAAAGCAATCTAGCAGAAAGGCAAATGTTACCTCTCCCAACTGTTTCTCAGTCATTTCAACACCTTCAAGAAGCGATTTTAGAAGTTGTGCTGAACCAGTAGCATCATTAGAGGAGTCAATCTTTGAGAAGCTTTCTTTGACAACTGAAGAAGCTCTTCCCAAATTGTCTGAAACATCCAGTAGACTCTTCGCAAAATTCTGCAACatattttgagataaaaaacGAATTAAAACTTCCAAATACAGAAagaaaaatcatccacatttCCAACATTACAGCAGGCAACTTTACAACAAAAAACCTGAATGgcaaatttttttgaattctctGCTTCACGTCTTGT
It contains:
- the LOC123219968 gene encoding trigger factor-like protein TIG, Chloroplastic, whose product is MELCITTSSTTFLPLNRAYASVLIPLKKSTLQFKNQKATLTSLKFSSFSRLIQPQFHRNRYCVSASAASSVAVGPEMDKLPANIKVTETEEPNSRVRLNVEVPPAVCEDCYKRVVNEFMKQAKIPGFRPGKNVPESILLSYVGKQNVQKATVESILKRTLPHAMSSVTGRALRDSVRITTKFSEMEKNYSSLNSLRYDVIVDVAPQVKWIPEDGYKNLKIVVEIDNDIDAQRAAEQELKRRHKSIGKLKIVTDRGLQIGDVAVIDISATTIKEDKSNGQKIPDTETKGFHFDTEDGDKYLPGFLDSIGGMQRGETKSFPLVFPESWRQENLRGVNAQFTVECKELFYRELPELDDSIADKLIPGCTTLERVKETLLQKCQEVEQTAREQATDNAILDQLHKMVEIDIPQSLFEEQGRQLYGAKLLQIQANMKLNDEQLATLSSPKAVNAYLEDQRENIINVIKQNLAVGDIFKRENLQFPTEELVKEVENSIAEFKRNKQEYDEDHIRDQVQEVLEGAKVLEWLREHAEIQYITR
- the LOC123219986 gene encoding uncharacterized protein LOC123219986 gives rise to the protein MEGVGSRLGRASARYGPTQTVFNGPVRKWKKKWVHVSSASQSNGHSTTTTTNNGSPLLLCKWTPIPSNPSEKGGALPEEPPKRRFRYTPIVVIEDRKKAIEEKDDDETKETETNVFTNWSSSKRNELTVDKALMKETQDSNTSHLDLGLCLKGHGDDQ